CAGAAGTCCCCATTTTTCTCAGTGCAGCAACTAAAACCCTGTTGCCCCTCAATTGGCCCGGTGCAGTGATCCCAGAAAATTTGGGAAACATTATTCCCTGGCGATCGCCTGTGGCAATTGCCGAAAATTTGACGATCCAACTATTCCCCGCGGGGCATCTCCCTGGGGCGGCGGCGGCCCTCTTTACCCTCCAGACCCCTGAGCGGGACTATTCCCTCTTCTATACCGGAGATTTTGCAGTTTCCCACTTCCAACTGGTCAATGGTCTGTCCATCGAAGCTCTACGGGGTCTCCAGCCAGATGTGCTGATTTTGGAGGGGAGCTACGGAACCATGCGCCATCCCCACCGCCGCCAGCAGGAAAAGTACCTCACCCAAAGAATCCTTGAAGCCTTAGAAGTGGGGCAATCTGTAATTTTGCCAGTGCCACGCCTGGGTCTCGGCCAAGAAATTCTCAAACTGCTGCGATCGCACCATCAGTTTACGGGGAAAAAAGTTGATATCTGGGTTGAAGGTCAAGTGGCGCGGGGCTGCGATTTGTATTTAGAGCTCTTGGCCGAATTACCGAATCCTGTCCAGAATTTTGCCCGCCATCAGGCTCTTTTTTGGGATGATCGGGTTTATCCACGCATGCACCGCCTGGCTCCAGGAGAATACCCCGATCTCACGGCGGGGAACCATGTGATTATTACCGACTATGCCAACGACTTCGCTAAATATTGCGAAGGCTCTTCCTCCCCTTGTTTGCTGCTTTTACCGGAACACCCTGGGGTTTGGCTGAACTTTGACACGCCTCCCCTGGCGGCGATCGCCCCCCAGAAAAATGTCCAGATCGAAACCTATCTCCTCGCTGAACACAGTGATGGCCGCAACACCACCCAACTCATCCATAACCTCCGGCCCCAGCATGTGGTCTTTTTTCATGGTTCCCCCCAAGATCTCGAAGATCTCACGGCCCTCGAAGAGCTCCAGAGTCGCTACCAGCTCCACTGCCCAGCACCAGGAAAATGGGTTGATCTGCCCATCGGCGCCACATTTCTCCAGCCCCAAGGCCCAGAGCAGACCGAGTATGAAGGAGAAATCAACGAAGTGGGCACTTGGATCACCATTAGCCTGCCCAATGGCCTCGCGGAGGATCCCCGTTGGCAAACCTTTGCTGACACAGGTCTAGTGGAAGCCCGTTGGCAGGGGGAAGAACTGGTGCTGCGGGGTATCCATGAACGGGAATTGCTGCGCCACAATATGGATGCCCAGCGATTTGAGCATCTGGACTGCTGTTTTAATTGTTGTTTTCAAAAAGGGTTGCGCTGTCACCAACCAAAATCCCCCCTGTATCGCTTTAAGGTGACACCGGAGGGATATTGTCCAGAATTTAGGGCGATCGCCAAGACCGACGAGCTCATCCAGGAATCCTAGTCCTGGTTTTTAGCATCCGGAAAATGGGGGAAAATCTGTTCCGCTGCCGGACAATCCTCAGAAACGGCAATTTCCACGTCCATTTTTGGTACCGAAGCTAGTTTTTGGGTGATGGCCCCAACACTTTCTAAACGAACCAGTTCTTCCCAGGAGGAAATTTCGTCTTCTTCTTCCGTTTCATAACGAATAGTCAGAATTTCCCCCTCAAAGGCTGTGATTGTTGCATTTTCAATCCAGCGCTGTTGATCCCGCAAGAATATGCAAACTTCCTTTTCATCATTGCAGATTTGATTAATCTTGCGGTGTAGCATAAGCTTCTCCAAAGTTTGAGCAGGGCGCATTAATATTTCTCTACTAAGCATTGTAGACAATCTCTCTACACTTTTACAGTCCCCTTAGAGGCTATGTTGACTTAAAATTTTGCGGATATTTTCTGCCACTTGTGCCACCTGTTCTACCATCGCCAAATGGCCACATTGTTCAATTTCCAGAACATTGTCCCCCCGACAACCAAAACCATGGTGGAAACTGGCTAAATGGCGCACATATTTTAACTCCATCACCATATCTTGCTGACCCGCCAAGAAATAAACAGGTTGGGATAATGTTGCGATCAATTGGGGGAGATGATGGACTTCCTGTTCGGTGGTGGTTTCTAGGAGAGAGCCCAGGGCCGCTTGGGCATCAGCTTGGAGAAAGTCATGGATTCTCTGCTTTCCCCAATGGCGTTTGAGAGGCCGGTGGACCATCAGTCGAGAAAAGACCACATCTAACAGGGGTAAGTGCTTGAGCATCGGCCAGCGATTTTTAACCAATGCTTGCCCTGCAGTGCGAAATTTTTCAAAATCTTCTTTGAGGTAAATGCCACCGCCGGAGTTGAGGCAGATGACCCCTCGCACGCGGTCAGCACAGGCCGCCGCTCCCCAAAGGGCAATACTGCCCCCTAGGGAATGACCGACAAGCCAGACATTTTCTAAATGCAGGGTTTGGAGTAAGTGCTGGAGGTCAGTGGCATATTCGGCAAGGGTATAGCCTTGATTTGGATAGCGATCGCCCTTGATTTTGGCTGCCGATTCCCCAAAACCACGCAAATCATAGGTAAGACAATCATAGTCTGACTGCAAGGATTGGATTAGGGGTTGCCAATAGATGCGACTGAGGAGCCAGCCATGGATAAAAACGAGGACAGGCCGCTCCGCGCAACCGCCGAGGTGATGGTGCGGGTGGGGGGCCGGCGTTAGCTCATAGGTATGGAGCACATCCCGAATGATCGTTGTTGCCATAAAGTTTCGCGGTTGATGGGCTCATACTGCGCCGTCTTTTATTGTAAACAAAGGATGGCTTTCGGGAAAAATCACAGCAAAGCTAACGCTGGGGACGGAGGAGGCGATCGCGCACACTGATAGCGATCCGCTGGCCCAAATAGTCTGGAATTGCACTTTCATTGGGGCCAAACAGATAGAGAATCAATCTTGTGCGGCCGCGCCAGGAAACAAGGTTGGCATTAATCACCAACAGATCTTCTTGCCAAATGGCATACATGACCCGGTAAAGCAGCCCCACCTGTTCTTCTGCTTCGATAATCAGGGTCGGTAGATGAAATACCGGATCGATATAAAACTCTGTGCTCACCTGATCGAGGCCCTGATCGAAGTTAAATTCAACTGCCAGCATTTCTTCGACCTCAAATCGTCCGGCGATCGCCTCCCGGATCGCCCGACAGAGATTGTCCGCTGTTTTTGGGCTTAGGGACTGATTGTTGCGGGAGATACTGAGTTTGATGAAAACCAACATCGGCGCTTGGGTCTGGCCATAGAGACTCAAATTGTGGATGGTTAGACCATAGGCCGTCAGGATGCCGAAAATATCGCTCAGAAGGAAGGATTGGTTGCGGTAGGCAAATTGAAACGTACTCCGGGAGCCATCGGTGTTAACTTCGATCAGTGGTTCCTTGGAACGATAGAGCTGATAGGCCAATTGCAGGTTTTGAAATTGGGCGTCACTACTGACAAACTGTTCATAAAACTCGGGAAATGAACGGTTAAAGCGCTTGAGCAGCTCTAGGTTGGATGGTTTGAGCGCATCGGTCATGGTGGGTGTGGGGCCTTTTTTAGAATACTGACGGGACAGTCGCGGTAATTTGAGTTAGATCTCCGAGCAACCCTGACCCCTTCAGTGTACTTCAGGAACTCCGTTGCTTCTCCCTTTTGGCGCCTTGGGAACAATCCCCCAGGCTTGATCAAAAAATCTTGTAAGATTATCAAGCATATCGATTTTTCTTGTCCTGCGATTTCACCCGAGGCGAGCGCCCCAGCCAATGAACATGGGTTTCCTGAAACGACTCCTTAATCCCACCGTTGACGTTCCGAGCGCCCAGCTCAATGATTCACAACTCGAATCTGCGGGGCAACCCCGGATCTTTTTTAGCCTTGATCGAGACCTAGACCTCTATGAATTAGAAGAACTTTGTGACCAAGTGGGTTGGGCGAGACGGCCCATTCGAAAAGTACGCAAGGCAATTCAACATAGTTTTTTGGTGGTCACGGTCTGGGAAGTACGCAATGATAAACGGCGTCGCTTAATTGGTTT
The nucleotide sequence above comes from [Synechococcus] sp. NIES-970. Encoded proteins:
- a CDS encoding metallo-beta-lactamase superfamily domain protein — encoded protein: MSPVTTPDLSPLACYPHAVGYQAEGVCLQIKLGSYQLLLDCGITDLEPLLNQANPPDMVFCSHAHRDHAEGLLKLHRHWPEVPIFLSAATKTLLPLNWPGAVIPENLGNIIPWRSPVAIAENLTIQLFPAGHLPGAAAALFTLQTPERDYSLFYTGDFAVSHFQLVNGLSIEALRGLQPDVLILEGSYGTMRHPHRRQQEKYLTQRILEALEVGQSVILPVPRLGLGQEILKLLRSHHQFTGKKVDIWVEGQVARGCDLYLELLAELPNPVQNFARHQALFWDDRVYPRMHRLAPGEYPDLTAGNHVIITDYANDFAKYCEGSSSPCLLLLPEHPGVWLNFDTPPLAAIAPQKNVQIETYLLAEHSDGRNTTQLIHNLRPQHVVFFHGSPQDLEDLTALEELQSRYQLHCPAPGKWVDLPIGATFLQPQGPEQTEYEGEINEVGTWITISLPNGLAEDPRWQTFADTGLVEARWQGEELVLRGIHERELLRHNMDAQRFEHLDCCFNCCFQKGLRCHQPKSPLYRFKVTPEGYCPEFRAIAKTDELIQES
- a CDS encoding hypothetical protein (conserved hypothetical protein), producing the protein MLHRKINQICNDEKEVCIFLRDQQRWIENATITAFEGEILTIRYETEEEDEISSWEELVRLESVGAITQKLASVPKMDVEIAVSEDCPAAEQIFPHFPDAKNQD
- a CDS encoding hydrolase, alpha/beta fold family, which produces MATTIIRDVLHTYELTPAPHPHHHLGGCAERPVLVFIHGWLLSRIYWQPLIQSLQSDYDCLTYDLRGFGESAAKIKGDRYPNQGYTLAEYATDLQHLLQTLHLENVWLVGHSLGGSIALWGAAACADRVRGVICLNSGGGIYLKEDFEKFRTAGQALVKNRWPMLKHLPLLDVVFSRLMVHRPLKRHWGKQRIHDFLQADAQAALGSLLETTTEQEVHHLPQLIATLSQPVYFLAGQQDMVMELKYVRHLASFHHGFGCRGDNVLEIEQCGHLAMVEQVAQVAENIRKILSQHSL
- a CDS encoding hypothetical protein (conserved hypothetical protein); this translates as MTDALKPSNLELLKRFNRSFPEFYEQFVSSDAQFQNLQLAYQLYRSKEPLIEVNTDGSRSTFQFAYRNQSFLLSDIFGILTAYGLTIHNLSLYGQTQAPMLVFIKLSISRNNQSLSPKTADNLCRAIREAIAGRFEVEEMLAVEFNFDQGLDQVSTEFYIDPVFHLPTLIIEAEEQVGLLYRVMYAIWQEDLLVINANLVSWRGRTRLILYLFGPNESAIPDYLGQRIAISVRDRLLRPQR
- a CDS encoding acetyltransferase, GNAT family, which encodes MNMGFLKRLLNPTVDVPSAQLNDSQLESAGQPRIFFSLDRDLDLYELEELCDQVGWARRPIRKVRKAIQHSFLVVTVWEVRNDKRRRLIGFARATSDCAFNATVWDVVIHPQFQSQGLGKGLMQFIIKKLRESDISNITLFADPQVVDFYRRLGFILDPEGIKGMFWYPS